The Sagittula sp. P11 genome window below encodes:
- a CDS encoding flagellin, translating to MSSILTNTGAMTALQTLKMVNRSLTETQGMISTGKRVATAKDNSAVWAISKAMESDVAGFKRISDSLSLGQATIDVARKGAETVTELLTQVKEKIVASQEENVDRNKIQTDINALRDQIAAVVGASQFNGQYLLENTEQTANSGGINVLASIDRSGDGTVSSTDIRVAKQDLGTGSSSIGASLTALTGANNDITGDGDAAAYVMTGAATAPTGTTTFGTASTDSVAAGTGFSITITGTAGNGLAATSGRNDISYVARDGDTMADVVAGLAASFNSYATNDLGAGSTVNATVQNGNEIVFTGHDNTGDNFSMTVNQYDPSATTTIGGRLSALADVNVTTQTGADAALTAIDGLIDIAIDSAAAFGSAQMRIETQSDFVSGLTDALKSGIGTLVDADMEETSARLQALQVQQQLSIQAMSIANQAPQSLLSLFR from the coding sequence ATGTCGAGCATTCTTACCAACACCGGCGCGATGACCGCTCTGCAGACCCTCAAGATGGTCAACAGGTCGCTGACCGAAACCCAGGGCATGATCTCCACCGGCAAGCGGGTGGCCACGGCCAAGGACAACTCCGCCGTCTGGGCAATCTCCAAGGCGATGGAATCCGACGTTGCCGGCTTCAAGCGCATTTCCGACAGCCTGAGCCTCGGTCAGGCCACCATCGACGTCGCCCGCAAAGGGGCAGAAACCGTCACCGAACTCCTGACGCAGGTGAAGGAAAAGATCGTCGCCTCCCAGGAAGAGAACGTCGACCGCAACAAGATCCAGACCGACATCAACGCCCTGCGCGACCAGATCGCCGCCGTTGTCGGTGCATCGCAGTTCAACGGTCAGTACCTGCTGGAGAACACAGAGCAGACGGCAAATTCCGGCGGCATCAACGTGCTGGCCTCCATCGACCGCTCCGGCGACGGCACGGTGTCCTCCACCGACATCCGTGTGGCCAAGCAGGACCTCGGCACCGGCTCCTCGTCCATCGGTGCGTCGCTCACCGCTCTGACCGGCGCGAACAACGACATCACCGGCGACGGCGACGCGGCGGCCTATGTCATGACCGGCGCGGCCACTGCCCCGACCGGCACCACGACCTTCGGCACGGCGTCGACCGACTCCGTGGCGGCGGGCACCGGGTTCTCAATCACCATCACCGGCACGGCGGGCAACGGCCTTGCCGCCACGTCCGGCCGCAACGACATTTCCTACGTTGCCCGTGACGGCGACACGATGGCGGATGTCGTGGCGGGCCTTGCCGCTTCGTTCAACTCCTACGCGACCAACGACCTCGGTGCCGGGTCCACCGTCAACGCCACCGTCCAGAACGGCAACGAGATCGTCTTTACCGGCCACGACAACACCGGCGACAACTTCTCGATGACCGTCAACCAGTACGATCCGAGCGCCACCACCACCATCGGTGGCCGTCTGTCTGCACTGGCGGACGTGAACGTGACGACGCAGACCGGTGCCGATGCGGCACTTACGGCGATCGACGGGCTGATCGACATCGCGATCGACTCCGCCGCCGCCTTCGGTTCCGCGCAGATGCGGATCGAGACGCAGTCGGACTTCGTCTCCGGCCTGACCGACGCGCTGAAGTCCGGTATCGGTACGCTGGTGGACGCGGACATGGAAGAAACCTCCGCCCGCCTGCAGGCCCTCCAGGTCCAGCAGCAGCTGTCGATCCAGGCCATGTCCATCGCCAACCAGGCGCCGCAGTCGCTGCTGTCGCTCTTCCGCTGA
- a CDS encoding flagellin produces the protein MSSILTNRGAMIALQTLKSINEQLSQTRRKVSTGLRVGNARDNAAVWAIAKTMESDVAGFSRISDSLNLGMSSVAVARKGAESVTDLLTRMKEKIVAAQEENVDRAKIQADIAALRDQIGAVVGAAQFNGLNLLSNRSMNAGSGGINVLASLDRSSSGVRASDIRVGKQDLGLTLSSIGTGLTSLAAGANDITGFGDATASALTGAATAPTGVTTFGTSASQSVAAGTGFSIWISGSAGGAPSDTASGNEINYVARDGDTMADVARALTAQFNRYVEADLGATATGGIGAEVSGNTITFTGAGTVGDTFSVRVDQYAADASSTIGGGLSSLMYMDVTSQKGADAALADIDRLLDTAIDAAASFGSAGGRLESQAEFVKGLSNALKSGIGTLVDADMEETAAQLQALQVQQQLAVTSLSIANQAPSLLLSLFR, from the coding sequence ATGTCCAGCATTCTGACGAACCGGGGCGCGATGATCGCCCTGCAGACATTGAAGTCGATCAACGAGCAGTTGTCGCAGACACGACGCAAGGTCTCGACCGGGTTGCGGGTCGGCAACGCGCGCGACAACGCCGCCGTCTGGGCCATCGCCAAGACGATGGAATCCGACGTCGCGGGCTTTTCGCGCATTTCGGACAGCCTGAACCTCGGCATGTCGAGCGTCGCGGTCGCCCGCAAGGGGGCCGAGTCGGTGACCGACCTCCTGACCCGCATGAAGGAGAAGATCGTCGCCGCGCAGGAAGAGAACGTCGACCGCGCCAAGATCCAGGCTGATATCGCCGCGCTGCGCGACCAGATCGGGGCGGTTGTCGGTGCGGCGCAGTTCAACGGGCTGAACCTCTTGTCCAACCGGTCCATGAACGCGGGCAGCGGCGGCATCAACGTGCTGGCGTCGCTGGACCGGTCGTCATCCGGCGTGCGCGCCTCCGACATTCGCGTGGGCAAGCAGGACCTCGGGCTGACCCTGTCAAGCATCGGAACCGGGCTGACCTCGCTGGCCGCGGGCGCCAACGACATCACCGGCTTCGGCGATGCCACGGCAAGCGCGCTGACAGGTGCCGCAACGGCGCCGACGGGCGTCACGACCTTCGGCACCTCGGCGTCGCAGTCGGTTGCCGCCGGAACCGGCTTCTCGATCTGGATCAGCGGGTCGGCGGGTGGTGCGCCCTCCGACACCGCCTCCGGGAACGAGATCAACTACGTGGCGCGCGACGGCGACACCATGGCCGACGTGGCCCGCGCGCTCACCGCGCAGTTCAACCGCTACGTGGAGGCTGACCTCGGCGCGACTGCCACCGGCGGCATCGGTGCGGAGGTCAGCGGAAATACCATCACCTTTACCGGCGCCGGGACGGTCGGCGACACCTTCTCGGTCCGGGTGGACCAGTACGCGGCGGATGCGTCCAGCACCATCGGCGGCGGCCTGTCGTCGCTGATGTACATGGATGTGACCTCGCAAAAGGGGGCAGATGCGGCGCTGGCGGATATCGACAGGCTGCTGGACACAGCCATCGATGCAGCGGCCTCTTTCGGCAGCGCCGGCGGCCGCCTGGAAAGCCAGGCGGAATTCGTGAAGGGCCTGTCCAACGCGCTGAAATCGGGAATCGGCACGCTGGTCGACGCCGACATGGAGGAGACGGCGGCGCAACTTCAGGCGCTTCAGGTGCAGCAACAGCTTGCGGTGACCTCCCTCTCCATCGCCAACCAGGCCCCGTCCCTGCTGTTGTCATTGTTCCGCTGA
- a CDS encoding Ppx/GppA family phosphatase — MDETEESHGHWDPFGHPLFDGPEARALSRVGVVDIGSNSVRMVVFDGAARSPAYYFNEKILCGLGDGMDTSGHLSPEGRVRALEAMKRFRLMAEGMRLSGLTVVATAAMRDAEDGPAFRRQIEDETGLTVHVIDGAEEARLSAQGVLLGWPGSYGLVCDIGGSSMELAEIGGGRVGRRMTSALGPLKLKDLDGGKKARDKHIRKEIDTLTDYMGTQRDRLFLVGGSWRAIARIDMLRREYPLRVLHEYRMDASTVAETVAFIEAQPDHEVLRKAAGVSSTRMALVPFAAEVLQQIVASFQPSDIAISSYGIREGLLYEQMPHVLRDRDPLIEACRFAEAKDARLPGFGRQLYDFVLPLFPDASEGRRRLIHAACLLHDVSWRAHPDYRAETCFDNATRANLGGLKHWERVYLGLSLLHRYKNKREGTRFEDLYNLLDEAHRREAEVLGKAMRFGAMLWTLESSAGHARFDWDGKRLVLRLEPDMIDLYGEVARARFKSLAQAMGAQEFEVVSG, encoded by the coding sequence ATGGATGAAACCGAAGAGAGCCACGGTCACTGGGATCCGTTCGGCCATCCTCTGTTCGACGGACCCGAAGCGCGGGCGCTGAGCCGCGTTGGCGTGGTGGACATCGGGTCGAACTCTGTCCGGATGGTGGTGTTCGACGGCGCAGCGCGCAGCCCGGCCTACTACTTCAACGAAAAGATCCTGTGCGGCCTGGGCGACGGCATGGACACCTCCGGACACCTGAGCCCCGAAGGGCGCGTGCGTGCGCTTGAAGCGATGAAGCGCTTTCGCCTCATGGCGGAAGGGATGCGGCTGTCGGGCCTGACGGTAGTCGCCACCGCCGCCATGCGCGATGCGGAGGACGGACCGGCGTTCCGCCGCCAGATCGAGGACGAAACCGGGCTGACTGTGCACGTGATCGACGGTGCGGAAGAGGCGCGGCTCTCGGCGCAGGGTGTGCTGCTGGGCTGGCCCGGGTCCTACGGCCTTGTCTGCGACATCGGCGGATCGTCGATGGAACTGGCCGAGATCGGCGGGGGCCGCGTCGGACGCCGCATGACCTCGGCGCTGGGGCCGCTGAAACTGAAGGACCTCGACGGCGGCAAGAAGGCGCGCGACAAGCACATCCGCAAGGAGATCGACACGCTGACCGACTACATGGGCACGCAGCGCGACCGGCTGTTCCTGGTGGGCGGAAGCTGGCGGGCCATCGCGCGCATCGACATGCTGCGCCGCGAGTATCCGCTGCGTGTGCTGCACGAATACCGGATGGACGCCTCGACCGTGGCGGAAACCGTGGCCTTCATCGAGGCGCAGCCGGACCACGAGGTGCTGCGCAAGGCGGCGGGCGTGTCGTCGACGCGCATGGCGCTGGTGCCGTTCGCGGCGGAGGTGCTGCAGCAGATCGTGGCCAGCTTTCAGCCCTCCGACATCGCGATTTCCAGCTATGGCATCCGCGAGGGCCTGCTGTACGAACAGATGCCGCATGTGCTGCGCGACCGCGATCCGCTGATCGAGGCCTGCCGGTTTGCCGAAGCCAAGGACGCGCGCCTGCCCGGGTTCGGCCGGCAGCTTTACGATTTCGTCCTGCCGCTATTTCCCGATGCGTCGGAGGGGCGCCGGCGCCTGATCCACGCCGCCTGCCTGCTGCACGACGTGAGCTGGCGCGCGCATCCGGACTACCGGGCGGAAACCTGTTTCGACAACGCCACCCGTGCGAACCTTGGCGGGCTGAAACACTGGGAGCGGGTGTACCTCGGGCTGTCGCTTTTGCACCGCTACAAGAACAAGCGCGAAGGCACCCGGTTCGAAGACCTCTACAACCTTCTGGACGAGGCGCACCGGCGCGAGGCGGAGGTGCTGGGCAAGGCGATGCGCTTTGGCGCGATGCTCTGGACGCTGGAATCCTCTGCCGGTCACGCGCGCTTCGACTGGGACGGCAAGCGGCTGGTGCTGCGGCTGGAGCCGGACATGATCGACCTTTACGGAGAGGTCGCGCGCGCCCGGTTCAAGTCTCTGGCGCAGGCCATGGGCGCGCAAGAGTTCGAGGTCGTGTCAGGCTGA